The Solanum pennellii chromosome 11, SPENNV200 sequence NNNNNNNNNNNNNNNNNNNNNNNNNNNNNNNNNNNNNNNNNNNNNNNNNNNNNNNNNNNNNNNNNNNNNNNNNNNNNNNNNNNNNNNNNNNNNNNNNNNNNNNNNNNNNNNNNNNNNNNNNNNNNNNNNNNNNNNNNNNNNNNNNNNNNNNNNNNNNNNNNNNNNNNNNNNNNNNNNNNNNNNNNNNNNNNNNNNNNNNNNNNNNNNNNNNNNNNNNNNNNNNNNNNNNNNNNNNNNNNNNNNNNNNNNNNNNNNNNNNNNNNNNNNNNNNNNNNNNNNNNNNNNNNNNNNNNNNNNNNNNNNNNNNNNNNNNNNNNNNNNNNNNNNNNNNNNNNNNNNNNNNNNNNNNNNNNNNNNNNNNNNNNNNNNNNNNNNNNNNNNNNNNNNNNNNNNNNNNNNNNNNNNNNNNNNNNNNNNNNNNNNNNNNNNNNNNNNNNNNNNNNNNNNNNNNNNNNNNNNNNNNNNNNNNNNNNNNNNNNNNNNNNNNNNNNNNNNNNNNNNNNNNNNNNNNNNNNNNNNNNNNNNNNNNNNNNNNNNNNNNNNNNNNNNNNNNNNNNNNNNNNNNNNNNNNNNNNNNNNNNNNNNNNNNNNNNNNNNNNNNNNNNNNNNNNNNNNNNNNNNNNNNNNNNNNNNNNNNNNNNNNNNNNNNNNNNNNNNNNNNNNNNNNNNNNNNNNNNNNNNNNNNNNNNNNNNNNNNNNNNNNNNNNNNNNNNNNgttgttgtcacctgttaagaatattagttgattttatgttattatctaaaatatattgttctctattttgagttggccgatgatatctactcagtacttgtgccttgtactgacccctacttgtatttgtttttctttgttaattgtggagtgcagcaaacgtgccatcgtcttcaactcaaccgcaactctagccagtcttcatcacgtcagatctcagggtgagctaatgcttctagcttggactggatcttctccttcatgtcttgatgccttgaagttccggcatggactagctgtttatttattttagcttcctagatattcttagatttagtaaattgaggatagatgttcttgtggtgatgacttccagattttggggatgatgagtattaaattttagaagttattaattgatttcgttaatgagttttaagtcttccgcattatattctgttttattatggttgaaatgttggggtttagatttgttggttcgctcacatagtaggataaatatgggtgccactcgcggctcattttgggtcgtgacaggaaacttacataaatatactataataaaaaaatatttaccatttatagcaataacatttatttaacttgaccacttttaattcatttataatataagtttaatgcatattacaaagaattatttattattcacatataatacaagttttaatgatagaTAAtgcatttatcacacattttaatacatttataatacaatgtgacaatgttttaccaaacaaacataagatatttcaaaaacaattataattcaaatatattgcatgcataattcacttttaatacatattacagatttatcacagtattgctatatatggtaataaacaaaaagtatcgttaaaattgataattattttttaaaatgtattaattcatgtaatttttataagtagtttttttctttttaagtttttgattttttaaaatttatttatgtcacCTCTAACTCTTATTTATCTCTCTATTTTACCTTTTCTCTTCTTCGACATTTGGCAGGATTTATGTCGCCGGAAAATAGCATGTACTCACTTCACAATTCAATTACCACTTACCACTAATGCTATTTTCTTCCCACTTTTTGTATTAAAAGAAttcaatttcattaaaaatgatgtggaatcaaattaaaaatctaaCACTTTTTCATAGTTAAATGTTTATACGATCGAGGAAAGAATACAAAAGAAACCAGGTAGAGGAAACCCAGTTGAGAAAATGAAAGTAACAAAGCATCAAGTTAAAAATTAGCACCttttaaaactaatattttactatttcGACCACAAGAAGTAAAAATGCAGAAAACTGAAGAAACCCACAATCAAATCAGATTcgaaaattgattaatatataaacatatcaACGTGAAATTCTTCAATATCAACAACCGAGATgaaatttttcatttgaaaatgtTGTAAGCCAAAAACAATACTGCAGACTTAGAAAATCCTCAAAACTTTCAAGGATTTCACTGATCAAATTTGTATCTGTCATCCAAATAAACTTCATATCATTCAGTTTTTTCAAACTTTGGCGATATTCTCATCAGAAAGAAACCCATTAAATGATTAAGATTTGGCTAAGTTAATCATTTCTGTCGTAGAAACAAGTTCTGCAGCAACGTTAATTTTTCGatcattgataaaattattttcacctagattaagaaactaaaatttgtaaatatcCAATAATATGAGAGCCACaaagtaattttgaaaaagattcAAATGCTTCAGATTGGAAGAATTATATACGAAAGTTGGAAATTACTGGAAAAGATAATTCAACTCGATAGATTAAGGGAGCaactattttctttaaaaaaaacgGTTATGCACAATTACTTGGGGAAAAACAGGCATCTCTTCAGCTCCATATAGAAAATTTCCAATTACTAATATCTGCTGCATTTCTGTTCTCTTATGATGGTGTAATTAATCCTACGTGTGATATAACACTAGAGGAAGCAAGcaacaaaatatttatgaaaacgaaaaagaaataaggagacGTGAGGGGGAAGAAGCACATCGATGCCAGAAATACAATGCTCCAAGTATGACACAGTGTCATCGACTGTAACACTACACCGAGTTATATTTGCAATGTACAAGTACACTAAGCTAAATCATGTAAAAGTACAGATTTTCCAGTAAAAAAGACCTTGAACACTGATTGAATACGAAACAAGAAaatgtttcttcattttttgcaATTGTCATGTGATGCAAGCATTTAAGAACCTCCATGCCGAAACAGAAGAACTGATCTATACAGAGCAGCAACATGAAGGAAACAGATGAACATGATAATCAGATCATCTAGTAAACCTATTATACCCAAAAAACCTgcaaaaagagaagaagaatagAGTCATAAACTGAACAATATGTAGACATTTTCAGAGAGAATATTCAACCATTACCTTCAGGGATAAGGTCCACGGGGCTAAGGATGTATATGCCACTTAAAAACATCTGcaaattaaataacattttagATTATCTATGTAAGAAATAGAGTCGGGAAATGATGAATGTTTACATTTCTTATCCCTCAGTATAGGGTCAGATTGGGTTAATGCACACCTGAGCCCAATTAGAAGTTTTAACTGTGCCAAGTTGCTTAGGAGAATTGAATTCAAGCCGACTACTATAAAAGGCTTCCATTCTAGTCTAACACTCGGAGAAGGATACAGGGTAAGGGGCCCTAATTTCATAGGATCGAAACAACTGTCGACTCCTAAGAGAATGGTCCACATAACCTTCAAACAGTACAAACTGtctaatatttaataaagtgcaatttatgaattttgttaTCAAGATACATCAGTAGTCTGCCAGCTTTCAGAACCTTATGAAAACCAGATCTGTCACCTTCAGATATGTAGTACACATCACGCATCTACAAAGTCTACTGCATTTTACACGAGTCAAATAGACAGCTGAAATCACATATACCTCATGGCTTATATACATCTAATTTTATCACACAACTCCCCAAATGATCTCAACTAGTAtctaacatcatcatcattctgTAGTAATGCGGCATGCAGACAACAGACATGTTCACAACCAACTCTCTGACAGAAATGCTTGAGGGAAAGCTAACAGATTACCCTCCTCTCACACCAGGTGTAAATCTATTGTCACACTGCAAATGATAAGGTACATATATAGTGCCTAGCTATATCTTAGATCAcgacaaaaataaaacaaaatctaCGCAAGGAAAGCATAGATCGATCCTGCTGTTAACTGAGAAGATTGGAAAGTTTTgggtttaaaaataaaattaagatcGAACGGAACTGCTCTACATGGATAGATCAGCTACCTCTCTAgataaagaaactaaaataaagaagtacCAGAGAAGAGAACTGGAACGGTGATCCAATAGATGGTGCATAATTGGGTACTTACTGCCAAATAGACACGCGCCCTGATGACAAACGGAAGAGATCTTTGAGGATCTGTCATATCTCGCAGTAATCTTCGGAGGAGAAACGGAAGATCTTGCATTCTCTGTCAAAACAAAGATCATATATTATCTTTCAACTGAATACAACATTTGTGGTCAGTTTACGTGTTAATATATACACAAGGACTAATGATTTTAGTTCTTAACAGAAAGGTAGACTACATGGGCTATAGTCACAACATATTCCAGGTAAGTTGTACATGGGGCGAAAAGAAGTGCTATACAATATAAGACCACTTAATGGAGCATGTTTCTCTTCCGTATATATACCACATATTTCAGGGAAGTTGTACAGAGCATAAAATTCGAATCTTAATGGACCCTAATTCTGTAGCTAACTCCAACCAAATTGAAAAATTAGTGCTCCTTAGATCTCCTCTGTTGGTTCCTGTAAGGATGAGACTAGAGGCAAGGGCATCGCCCGATTACTTTACTGCCCCTGCTTGGGTAACAAGCCCACATGTGTAAGCACATAGCTTTAAGCATATAACACTGCAAGTCTGAGCTCTGCAGTTACCAACGCATTATTCACCAAAGGAGACAAAAAATGACTCTTCTTTAAGCACACAGCACTGCATATTTGTTGATAGCCTTTGCATACAAAAATACAGAACTGGAGcagaatataaataaattattagccCGGGTATACTAGCGGTCTGGTACAATGATCCTACACAAACTCACACTGAAAACCAGTTTCCAATATAGTACTTCTAAAATTTCAACTTCTACCTGCCTCAAATTGTTCAAGAATCAACCAACAATTTTAGGTACAGTTTCATGACTGCAGCAAACCAAGGGGAAAAAATAAGATCCACCCCCATCCCCTgccaaaaatgaaaatgaacaaaaagaGAATGGAATAGTTCGTAAATAGAACAGCACTTGCAGATAAGAGTGTAGCAGTGAATCATGTCAGAGGAAAGATATGCATAGGTAACAAACGAAATACCTGGAGAAGGCCATTGGCATGTCGACCAAAATGGCGGTTATATTGCTCAACTCTCCGTAAGACCCCAGGAACTTCAGGATCTCGATGCAACCTTGATGCAGACTCACTAGGAACCAACAAGGTAATCGGACGACGGCATAATGGACATTTACATGCTTGAAGGGCTGATCCATGATCCCAAACTTGTAGAATACAGCTAGCTAGAAATGAGGAAGCCAAGGTAGATTTTCAATACATATACTCAATATTGATGAAGAGTTGCAATCTCCATTGCTACACTGGACATGCTAGCACATTCCCACTGAAACGTTTACTCAATCAACAGTAGTATGCTTTCAATTCCCAGCATTCttaattaagtttgtttttaacATTTAAGTTCGAATAAAATTCCTTTACGCAGAGTATCATTAGTCCAATTACTTGACATCCTGATCAATGATCATAGACTGGAAAATACCGACAAGAGGGAGTTGCTTGGATGGTAAGCACCCCTCACTTTCAACCCTAAGGTTGTGAGTTTGAGTCACCAATGGAGCAAAAAGATGGAGCTCCTAGGGAAGGGTAAAGAAAGCCTATCCAAGCTAAATATAGTTTTATAAAGACTACCCTGTTGGTTCAATAACGCACCAATAAGGAAACATCACCTATTCCTTTCCTCCTTTTTCTTACAAGGAGGATATTGATTACAAGAGACATCAGAATTCCAGACCAACTTCACACAGCCcataataatttacaaaatCTGATTGGCTACTGGACTTCAGCAATCCCTAAGGTGCATCCGTGTGCTAcctttcataaataaaaatgtattacttgaTTAAAAGAAATTCAGAAATCTGTAAGGTCCTCAATAGACGTAAATATAGGTTTACAATACATACACTTTCACTAGAGTTCAACTCTTgacaaaacaaaatcaaaggAAGAGAAGACGAGGAAAAGCCAAAAACAGTGTCAAACCATTTCAGGTTAAGAAGCACAAGCTATAATTGGTTAAAATTTAGAAACTTGATAATCATTTATAGGTTGAAGTATTTTAAGGGGTAGTTATAAGAGATACATTAGAGAAGAAAGCCAACAATTTCAACTATTAAGTTTGGAAGCAGCAACACTCTATTCAGTTATAGAACTAAAAACAAAGATTTGTAGTTCTAGTCATCTACTATCCTTCTGAAATAGCCAATTTGCTTTCCTACTCCACATCTTAGAATTCTGGTTATAGTAAATAATGTTCACAATGTTGGCAAGTAACAGCTTTTCCCTCAATCCAGGAAACTTGACCAGATTGCTATTTTATAAAATCCAGACATTTCACTTTCACCACCATTTTCTCAAGTAATGGCTGGATTTAAATCTACGAATTTCGCTCAAGACTGACAATTTTAAAACCTGAAATTCAAAGACTGGTAAATTTCAACACATGCATCCCCAATCAAGTTTCAAAATTAAGGGAGAGGGGGAGAGTTTCTCTTTCCTGCCGCACGCATTACTTCAGTTTATCATCTTTTAAGTAGGATAAGACAGTTTAAGGCATTTTGTAACTGCATAAAGCAGAAATATCCCCTATCACATGCCCTCTCCAGTCTACACTGACATAGCGCAACCCAAGAATCTAGATTTTGATACAATCCGATTTATCCATGAAATATATTACAACTTTAACATTCTATTCTCTTTCTACTTTATAGTCCACTTTAGTCACCGGCAAGAAATATACTATGCTACTGGCAAGATTTTCTAACTTGGTTATTATTTAGTGGCATTTGGACATAAGAATTGTGATATCTGGAAAAAAAGTAGCATTTGAATTCAAGTTGAAAATAGTATTTTGACATTGGAGTTATATTTTACATGAATATAGATTGGAGTTGTTTTTAACTTGATTTGGAGTGAAGATTGTGAAAACAACGTTTTAGAGTTTTCAGGATTCCagattttaacttcaaattgaATATCAAAAAATTGTAACAGTTCTATGTCCACACAGTTTTccttaataaaagaaaactctCCATGGACAAACAGGCACTCGATAAGCAGAAAAGTGCCAAAATATATCCCgatcattttttccttattccTATAAAAATCACTGGAATAAGGTAAGGACACTGACAAGATTTTTATTTCTGACAGGATAAACAGTCAAAAGTTTTACTGCATAACTTGCACACTTTTATGAGCTTAATTTTGAAGGACAGATACTTCATGTCATATTTATCCATGATGCAAGTAACAATGTCAAGACAGTTTTCTGTACATAATGAATATTTTGACAACTCGATGCTCCTCTTCCTAtatctttaaattaaataacatttcACTAAATAGGAAAAAGTTTCTCACTGAAATTATTAAAGAGGTCTGCACCAACTGATCATACTCAAAGATATGTCAATCATCCACATCAAGGGAGCAGGTAATACAGGATCTTGTTGCTACTCTTTCATTCCAAGAAGTAAGCTATAAAACATAGACTACATGCATACACGTTCTCTGTGGTTGGATACATGGAAACCTTATAAGCAATAGTTTCCTAACAAAACTGAAGCATAAACTTACAGAAAAATGCACCTACTGTAGGTGCACACAATGCTTTAGTTTCACATCTATCAGACAAGGATTGACCCATGTTTCTCAGACTAGAGGTCGGATTATACATTgcataaattttagaatttgggGTATGGATTTGAGTGCCGACATGCGTGTTAGGCTACGGAACGTATTGTGATATTTACACGTATATATTTCAGTCAATTAAAGTTATTGCagtataaatataatgaaatgtaaTTCCTTATAAACACCTAAAATTGTATTGATAAGATAAATTGTAATAGCAAAGTGCCTCATACTTTGTAAAACTAATTGGAGTTTATATACACAGAAACAGAATACCCAATTAATCTATACTTGTTGGTCATATCTTAAGTTAAAGCACCCTAAGTAAATTGACCACATCTCACACCCAATCATGCTAGATCGACACGGGTGGGGCAGGGATGGTTCGAGCAACATAGCGATAGGAGACATGATGCAGGGAGCTTAGCTTTAATAACTCCAAagcttttatttgtttcttGCACACCATTTTCTGTGAAGGCTCAAAATATCCATCCTCCACAATTGTGCATCTAAAGGTATTAGTTCGGCCGACATTAGATTATAGTTGGTCACTAGGTCCCCATGATGAATGAGATAGTTTGAGGTAGCTTGTAATTCATTGAAATATGTGACTTGAGACATACTGATTATGTGgttttttttgttgtaaatCAGCCACCTCAAAAGAGCCTGTTTGGGCATTTTATTTCACTTCACTTCAGAAAAACAAGAGGAGGGGGACCATACCTTACCTCCCAGTACattaagagagagaaatataaTCTAGAGGAAAAGCTAGACAACTATGCTCATCTCTAAAACATGTACAAAAGCAAATTACAATTGAGAGACACTTATACTTCATGTGCAAAGTTATTATGTAAGTACATGATCGTTTATTGTTAAGTTCCTTTTCAAGTACATCAActtgaaaaggaagaaaaagatcATGATTCAGGTCTTCTATCTACCTGTCCTTTTCTGCAGATCAAatttctttacaaacaaaattTCTTTACAAACGATTTGTTATGAGCTACCTCAGTAGTTTCAATCAGCCGTCCTTTTCGATGCAAAAAAACTTCTTAATTTGCTTTCTCCTCGATCCAGATTACTGGACAGACTTATTCA is a genomic window containing:
- the LOC107003317 gene encoding E3 ubiquitin-protein ligase RNF170-like, producing MDGPPENDVCSICHGPFNVPCQANCSHWFCASCILQVWDHGSALQACKCPLCRRPITLLVPSESASRLHRDPEVPGVLRRVEQYNRHFGRHANGLLQRMQDLPFLLRRLLRDMTDPQRSLPFVIRARVYLAMFLSGIYILSPVDLIPEGFLGIIGLLDDLIIMFICFLHVAALYRSVLLFRHGGS